In Planctomycetota bacterium, the genomic stretch CGAGGACCTGTTCGCCTGTTTCGGCGAGGTGTGGCTCCGTGTTCTTCTTGATGGGCACATAGCCGACGAAGCGGACCCGCGGCATTGCAAGCTCGGCGCCTGCCGCCGATTTCAGCACTGTCGCCGACGCGGCGAGCCTGGCCACATCGGCCGTTGTGCGGAAGGCGATCTGGCCATTCTCGACCTCGCTGCGGGCGGCCTCTATGATGACGCTTCTTGGTGGTGCTGCCGGCGGCTCATCCGTGCGAAGCACCTTCACCAGAGGGTCCACGGCCCACACCCGCAGCCCGATCTCGGCAGCGCGCGCGCCGCCCAAGCCGATCGCAAGGACGCACAGCTCTCCCACGGCGGCAGGCAGCCAAGACCCCTTCATCCAGGCGCTCCTTTCAACACGAGAGCTCTCCCACAGCCGCAGTCTAGGCTGCCTGGCATCCGGAATCAAGCAGCCATAGCCACCTTCCGCCACCGCTCAGGGTGCAAGCCGGGTGTGGGCCGGAATTGTAGGCGGCTGCGGGAGTTCCGAAGGAGCGAAATAGGATAGCCCAGGGCAACGCCCTGGGAACAAGACCGCCCCGCGGCAGCCCTGACAGGGCGGAATCGAGAGCTTCTATCTCGCCCCTTCAGGGCTGGACTCGTGGATCCCGCTGAACCCAGGGCGTTGCCCTGGGCTATCCCATGCGAGCCCTTCAGGCTCCAGAGACAATCACCCTGCCTGCAATTCCGGCCCGCACCCGTGCAAGCCGCTTGACTCGCCTCGAGGCGGGGCATATCTTCTCCCTGGGGAGCATGCTGGGTGGACCGCTGCGTGACATGCTGGGGGCCCGTGATCCCGGAGATACGAGATGAAAGAGGCTGCGTGTACGCCCCGCGAAGCGGCGGCCAGCATGGCCGCCTTCGCCGCAGGGATTGTGGCCGTTGTGGCGGCAGCTTGCCAGGGAGCGGATTGGCCGCAGCTCCAACACGACGCCGCGCGCAGCGGCTACACCAGCGACGGCCCAAAGCCGCCCTTCCAGCACGCCTGGAACTACGACTTCGCGGCCAAAGAGCACGACAAGATTCACCCGGTCGTGCAGGCCATCATCTACAACGGACGCGTGTTCGTCCCGTCCAAGACTGGGCGCGTCTACGCTATTGACGCCACGACTGGCGAAAGGGCGTGGAAATGGGAGAAGGCCGGGCCGATCCTCAACTCGGTCGGATGCGCCGATGGCCTGGTCATCTTCGGCAGCCTGGACGGCAAGGTCTACGGGCTCAAGGCGGCGGATGGCTCCAAGGCCTGGGACTTCTATGGCGGCATCCGCGGCTTCTGCACCGCTCCCTGCATCGCCGAGGACAAGGTCTTCATCGGCGCGCGCGACGGCACGTTCTGCTGCCTGGACGTGAAGACGGGCAGGCGGCTTTGGGCGACCGACACGGGCGGCTACGTGTGGCACACGGCCGCCTGTGCCGACGGCCGCGTGTTCGTCGCCAACGAGGAGATCAGAGTTCTGTGCCTTGACGCCCGCGACGGCAAGATCCTCTGGAAGTCGAAGCGCCTCTGGGGCTTCACCTTCCGCGACGGCAACGCCTTTGTGGATCAGGGCAAGGTCGTCGTCCGCACCTGGAGCGCGATTGACGACACGGACCTCCGGATCGCGAAGGCGAGCATCCAGGAGGCCACCGACGCGGGGCATTATCTCAGGATACCCGACGAGCTTCAGGACAAGGCGCTGGAGGCCCTCCGCCGCGAGCCCGAGCTGAGGCAGGAGCTCTTCGTCCTGGACGCAAAGACGGGCGAGGAACTCTACATGCCCGTCCACAGCGGGCGGGTTTCCACCGTGGACGGGCCGGCATTCTCCGTCTGCCGCGACGGGGCGGGCAACTGGTATCTGCCGATTTTCGCCGGCCCGATTGCCGCCCCCTGGGGCAGCACGATGGCCTTCGCACGCATGGACCCGAAGACTGGGCGCCTCTCCGAGTTGCTCTGGACGCCGAAGTGCAAGCCCGCGAGCAACGACGAGGCCCACGCGCTCTCCGTCGGCGGCGATATCCTCTACGTCTCCGAGCAGGAGGAGGGCGAGGCGGGCATCTTCTGCGCCTTCGACCTCACCAGGCCTTTGAAGCTTGACATCCCGACCCCACAGATGGGCTCGGACATGGAGTACAACGCCCAGCCTCTTGCCAATCCCATCGCCATCGCGGGGAAGCGCTTCTATCGCATCACCAACCATACCCTTCGCTGCTGGGTGGGGGATTGAGAAATGGCCGCGAGACGCACGCTCCCGCTCCTCCTGGCCTCGCTTCTCTCGAGTCCTGCCGCGCTCCCCGCGGGAGAGGATGAGTATGTGGGGCTGCACTTCACGAAGCAGCCCGACGGCAGCGTGATCGCCGGCGGTCTCGGCTGGCGAGCGGCGACCGAGAAGGACGGCATCCGCCTCGGCCGCCGCGCACACATCTGCTTTGAGGAGGGCGGCTACGGGCTGGAGGGCTGGTGCACCTACGCCGGTTCGGATTGGGCCGACATCGGCCTCGTGCGGCCCGGCCCTGCGGCGCTCACGCCCGAGGACTCCGAGTCCTCCTGGGCCACCGTGCAGAGCTCGTTTGCCTACCAGGAGGGTGGCAAGGCTCAGACTTTCAGAGTATACGTCACGCGTCTCTCGCCTGCCGTGGTCTTCGAGCTGACGGGGAAAGAGCTGCGGCTCTTCGAGGGCGCGAAGGTCTCCAAGTTCGCCCGTGGCGATGC encodes the following:
- a CDS encoding PQQ-binding-like beta-propeller repeat protein, which gives rise to MKEAACTPREAAASMAAFAAGIVAVVAAACQGADWPQLQHDAARSGYTSDGPKPPFQHAWNYDFAAKEHDKIHPVVQAIIYNGRVFVPSKTGRVYAIDATTGERAWKWEKAGPILNSVGCADGLVIFGSLDGKVYGLKAADGSKAWDFYGGIRGFCTAPCIAEDKVFIGARDGTFCCLDVKTGRRLWATDTGGYVWHTAACADGRVFVANEEIRVLCLDARDGKILWKSKRLWGFTFRDGNAFVDQGKVVVRTWSAIDDTDLRIAKASIQEATDAGHYLRIPDELQDKALEALRREPELRQELFVLDAKTGEELYMPVHSGRVSTVDGPAFSVCRDGAGNWYLPIFAGPIAAPWGSTMAFARMDPKTGRLSELLWTPKCKPASNDEAHALSVGGDILYVSEQEEGEAGIFCAFDLTRPLKLDIPTPQMGSDMEYNAQPLANPIAIAGKRFYRITNHTLRCWVGD